In a single window of the Pyrococcus sp. NA2 genome:
- a CDS encoding METTL5 family protein — protein MKKKELAILLSKLRGFKNPKAWLEQYRTPGNAASDLLWLAYSLGDIEGKVIADLGAGTGVLSYGALLLGAKKVYAVEIDSEAVEILKENLKEFKGKFEVFLGDVSSFKVKVDTVIMNPPFGSQRKHADRPFLLKAFEISDVIYSIHLAKEDVRNFIRRFSSDNGFMITHRITTSIEIPAQFFFHRKRLERVTVDIYRFVRTS, from the coding sequence GAAAGAACTGGCAATTTTACTCTCTAAGTTAAGGGGGTTCAAGAATCCAAAGGCCTGGCTTGAGCAGTATAGAACGCCTGGAAATGCTGCCTCCGATTTACTTTGGTTGGCCTATTCTCTTGGTGATATTGAAGGTAAGGTGATCGCGGATTTAGGAGCTGGAACGGGTGTCCTAAGCTATGGGGCCCTTTTATTGGGGGCAAAGAAAGTTTATGCTGTCGAGATAGATAGTGAGGCTGTTGAAATTCTTAAAGAGAATCTTAAAGAGTTTAAGGGAAAATTTGAGGTATTCCTTGGAGATGTATCGAGTTTTAAGGTAAAAGTTGACACGGTGATCATGAATCCCCCATTTGGAAGTCAAAGGAAACATGCCGATAGACCATTTCTTCTGAAGGCCTTTGAAATATCCGACGTTATTTACTCAATCCATTTGGCCAAGGAAGATGTCAGGAATTTCATTAGGAGATTCTCCTCGGACAATGGATTCATGATAACTCATAGAATAACGACCTCAATTGAAATTCCTGCCCAGTTCTTCTTCCATCGCAAAAGGCTTGAAAGGGTGACTGTTGACATATATAGGTTCGTCAGGACTTCTTGA